A single Paenibacillus kribbensis DNA region contains:
- a CDS encoding carbohydrate ABC transporter permease, whose translation MTNKAFNATRSEKMFDLFNYILMALIVVVTLYPFLNVLAISLNNSTDTVRGGIYIWPRQFTLENYKTIFQYDGLLQGLQVSILRTVVGTVLGLICASMLAFTLSRVDFRARKFISTFLALTMYFSGGMVPVFILMRDLHLLGTFWVYIFPTLISAFNVFVIRSFMDGLPYALQESAKLDGANDFTIYWKIILPLCKPVLATIALFLAVNQWNAWFDTYLYNGTASQWTTLQYELMKVLQSTQQGGSSMTNSNDMAKQMAQISPESIKMAITITVTLPILLVYPFLQKYFVGGMTLGAVKS comes from the coding sequence ATGACGAACAAGGCTTTTAACGCGACCCGGTCTGAAAAGATGTTTGATCTGTTCAACTATATCCTCATGGCATTAATCGTGGTAGTGACGCTGTATCCGTTTCTGAACGTACTTGCAATTTCCTTGAATAATTCGACGGACACAGTTCGTGGCGGCATTTATATATGGCCCCGCCAGTTTACACTCGAAAATTACAAAACGATTTTCCAATACGATGGCCTTCTTCAGGGTCTGCAGGTATCGATTTTACGTACAGTGGTTGGAACGGTGCTGGGGCTCATTTGTGCATCTATGCTTGCATTTACGCTAAGCCGGGTCGATTTTCGCGCCCGCAAGTTCATTTCCACGTTTCTGGCATTGACGATGTATTTTTCCGGCGGGATGGTGCCTGTGTTTATTTTGATGCGTGATTTGCATTTGCTGGGCACGTTCTGGGTATATATTTTCCCGACGTTGATTAGCGCGTTTAATGTATTTGTCATTCGTTCCTTTATGGATGGTTTGCCGTATGCGCTGCAGGAGTCTGCCAAACTGGACGGAGCGAACGATTTTACAATATACTGGAAAATTATTTTGCCGCTGTGCAAGCCTGTGCTCGCGACAATTGCTCTGTTTTTGGCGGTGAACCAGTGGAACGCGTGGTTTGATACGTATTTGTACAACGGGACAGCTTCACAATGGACAACGCTGCAATACGAGCTGATGAAGGTACTGCAAAGTACACAGCAAGGCGGCTCCAGCATGACCAACAGCAATGATATGGCGAAGCAAATGGCACAGATTTCGCCAGAATCCATCAAAATGGCAATTACGATTACGGTTACGCTCCCCATCCTGCTGGTATATCCATTCCTGCAAAAGTATTTTGTAGGCGGCATGACGCTGGGCGCAGTGAAATCATAA
- a CDS encoding ABC transporter substrate-binding protein gives MKKHWSRFALIPLLAVSLAALAGCGGSQNAAKEGSSSGTDPITFSFFGADPSPQWSGMKDEIGKEITKRTGVTLNAEFDVSGGGGNDRISLMAASGEYPDLVSAKANISKLVDAGAMIDLTDLINEHAPNLKKLYGPYMDRLKYSNKDQAIYVIPTYAGVGQKSFDATGGFEIQHRVLKELGYPKVKTLQDFENVLKTYAAKHPTIDGKKTIPLTLDADDWRIMITVTNPAFQTTGASDDGEYFIDPKTFEAKLHYKRPEEKEYFRWLNHMYNEGLLDKESFVQKSDQYKSKIASGRVLGLIDQEWGYLEAENALKTSGKADASYAHFPVTLSEEYKDHSFQDAGFMSGYGVGITESCKDPVRAIKFLDYLASDEGQVLVNWGIEGKHYEIKDGKRIIPANILEQKTNNATSFNKTSGMDLYTLISGHYGDGVKDPTGNYYTTKFPEQIIAAYSEPEKESLKAYGVKTWKDLFPSEKEFDVKPWGAAYNLTTDNESNYNVTFKKTTDIIRKRIPEAILAPTSNFNTVYDNMIKELDAAGAVQMEQQYTQLVKDRVELWSGKASK, from the coding sequence ATGAAAAAACACTGGTCCAGATTTGCACTCATTCCCTTGCTTGCGGTATCACTTGCTGCACTGGCAGGCTGTGGCGGGAGCCAAAACGCAGCAAAGGAAGGCTCATCCAGTGGAACCGATCCGATAACGTTTAGCTTTTTTGGGGCTGATCCAAGCCCGCAATGGAGCGGCATGAAGGATGAAATAGGCAAGGAAATCACGAAAAGAACGGGTGTAACCCTGAATGCTGAATTTGATGTCAGCGGCGGGGGCGGGAATGATCGCATTTCTTTGATGGCAGCGAGTGGAGAGTACCCGGATCTGGTTTCTGCCAAAGCAAATATCAGCAAGCTGGTGGACGCCGGAGCGATGATTGATCTGACGGATCTGATTAACGAGCACGCGCCGAATCTCAAAAAGCTGTACGGTCCCTATATGGATCGGCTGAAATACAGCAACAAGGATCAGGCCATCTATGTCATTCCTACGTACGCAGGTGTGGGGCAGAAGAGCTTTGATGCGACGGGTGGATTTGAAATCCAGCACAGAGTACTTAAGGAACTGGGGTATCCGAAGGTGAAAACATTACAGGATTTTGAGAACGTACTCAAAACCTATGCAGCCAAACATCCGACCATTGACGGTAAAAAGACCATTCCTCTCACGCTGGATGCGGACGACTGGAGAATCATGATTACCGTAACAAATCCTGCCTTCCAGACGACAGGAGCGTCGGACGATGGCGAATATTTTATTGATCCCAAGACGTTTGAAGCCAAGCTTCATTACAAGCGTCCGGAGGAAAAGGAATATTTCCGCTGGTTGAACCACATGTACAATGAAGGGCTGCTGGATAAGGAATCCTTTGTGCAAAAAAGTGACCAATACAAATCCAAAATTGCCAGCGGTCGCGTCCTCGGTCTGATTGACCAGGAGTGGGGCTATCTGGAAGCTGAAAATGCGTTAAAAACGTCAGGCAAGGCCGATGCCAGCTATGCGCATTTTCCGGTTACACTTTCGGAGGAATATAAGGATCATTCCTTTCAGGATGCAGGCTTCATGTCCGGTTATGGTGTAGGCATTACAGAGAGCTGCAAGGACCCGGTGCGGGCCATTAAGTTCCTTGATTATCTGGCTTCCGATGAAGGACAGGTGCTGGTGAACTGGGGAATCGAAGGCAAGCATTATGAGATCAAGGACGGCAAACGCATCATTCCGGCAAATATACTGGAGCAAAAAACGAACAACGCCACCAGCTTCAACAAAACAAGCGGAATGGATCTGTACACGCTGATCAGCGGACACTATGGTGATGGTGTGAAAGATCCTACGGGGAACTACTATACTACCAAATTCCCGGAACAAATTATCGCAGCCTATTCGGAGCCGGAAAAGGAGTCGCTCAAGGCGTATGGCGTAAAAACGTGGAAGGATCTCTTTCCGAGCGAAAAGGAATTTGACGTCAAGCCATGGGGTGCAGCCTATAACCTGACGACAGACAATGAATCCAACTATAACGTTACGTTCAAAAAAACGACGGACATTATCCGCAAGCGTATACCGGAGGCTATTTTGGCACCGACTTCCAATTTTAACACCGTGTACGACAACATGATTAAAGAGCTGGATGCGGCCGGCGCCGTGCAAATGGAACAGCAGTACACGCAATTGGTGAAGGACAGAGTGGAGCTATGGAGCGGGAAGGCCTCTAAATAA